The following nucleotide sequence is from Deinococcus aerius.
GAGGGCCGTCCGCGAGGAGCAACTCGGACATCACGCTTCATGGCGCTGAAGCCTTGACCTTCGCCAACGGAATCACCATGGGGAGAAGGGGAGGCGGTGAACCTCCGGGCCGCGCTACACAGGTTCTGAACACCCCCGCGGCAGGATGGGGTGTGACCCCCCGGCGGAATGCCCGGTCGAAAAAAGGAGCGCCCCGTGCCATCGTCGCCGTATGCCGAGTTCTCCCCCGTCCCCCGGAATCACCCCATGAAGACCATCCTGATCGTCGAGGACAACCCCGGCATCCGCGACCTCGTGCGCGACTATCTCGGTGAACACGGCTACCGGGTGCGCGTGGCCTCGGGCGGCCAGGAGGGCCTGCTCGAAGCCCGGCACCACCCGCCCGACCTGATCCTGCTCGACGTGATGATGCCCGGCATGGACGGCCTGGACTTCCTGCGGAAGTACCGCGTCAGCGAGCGGACGCCCGTGATCTTCCTGACGGCCAGGGACCAGGAGATCGACAAGGTGCTGGGGCTCGAACTCGGCGCGGACGACTACGTCACCAAGCCGTTCTCGATGGCCGAACTCCTGGCGCGCGTGCGGGCGCTGCTGCGCCGAACGGGGGAGGTGCCGAGCGCGGGCGTGCTGCGCGCCGGCGTGCTGGAACTCGACCCGGCCACGCGGACCTTCCAGGTGCGGGGACGGCGGGTGGACCTGACCCGCAGCGAGTTCGAGCTCATGCACGCCTTCATGGGGGCGCCCAGGCGGGTCTTCTCGCGCCTGGACCTGCTCGAACACCTCCAGGAGGACGCCCTGGGCTCCGAGCGCACCATCGACGTGCATATCCGCAACCTGCGCGCCAAGATCGAGGACGAGCCGGGCCGCCCCCGCTGGTTGGAGA
It contains:
- a CDS encoding response regulator transcription factor produces the protein MKTILIVEDNPGIRDLVRDYLGEHGYRVRVASGGQEGLLEARHHPPDLILLDVMMPGMDGLDFLRKYRVSERTPVIFLTARDQEIDKVLGLELGADDYVTKPFSMAELLARVRALLRRTGEVPSAGVLRAGVLELDPATRTFQVRGRRVDLTRSEFELMHAFMGAPRRVFSRLDLLEHLQEDALGSERTIDVHIRNLRAKIEDEPGRPRWLETVFGVGYRLSPGEER